In Blautia sp. SC05B48, a single genomic region encodes these proteins:
- a CDS encoding ABC transporter ATP-binding protein has protein sequence MEYAIRLKGLTKSFQKEKVLKNITHDFEKGKIHGIMGFNGSGKTVMFKCICGFLQPESGTVLVGGKQIGKELDFPDSVGIIIENPGFFLDLSGFANLKRLASLKHRISDDDVRATMRALGLDPLSKKKVGQYSLGMRERLGIAQAIMEDPELLILDEPFNGLDKQGAGEVCELLRGLKERGKTILIAAHNMLEIEWLCDTICEMDAGVLTQIK, from the coding sequence ATGGAATATGCAATCAGGTTGAAGGGACTGACAAAATCCTTTCAAAAAGAAAAAGTATTAAAGAACATTACCCATGATTTTGAAAAAGGGAAGATTCATGGGATTATGGGGTTTAACGGTTCAGGGAAAACCGTAATGTTTAAATGCATCTGTGGATTTTTACAACCTGAGAGCGGCACAGTGCTCGTAGGGGGAAAACAGATCGGGAAGGAGCTGGACTTTCCAGATTCCGTAGGCATTATCATTGAAAACCCTGGCTTCTTTCTGGATCTCAGCGGTTTTGCGAATTTAAAGAGACTGGCGTCTCTGAAACACCGTATTTCCGATGACGATGTGAGGGCGACGATGCGTGCCCTAGGGCTTGATCCTCTGTCTAAAAAGAAGGTAGGACAGTATTCTCTTGGAATGCGTGAACGTCTTGGTATCGCACAGGCAATCATGGAAGATCCGGAGCTTTTGATATTGGACGAGCCTTTTAATGGTCTGGACAAGCAGGGGGCAGGAGAGGTCTGCGAGCTTTTGCGGGGATTAAAGGAACGAGGGAAGACTATTCTTATCGCAGCACATAACATGCTGGAGATCGAATGGCTCTGCGATACGATCTGTGAGATGGATGCAGGTGTCCTGACGCAGATAAAATAA